A window of Triplophysa dalaica isolate WHDGS20190420 chromosome 7, ASM1584641v1, whole genome shotgun sequence contains these coding sequences:
- the cbx6b gene encoding uncharacterized protein cbx6b, producing the protein MDLSAAGDRVFAAEAILKRRIRKGRMEYMVKWKGWAIKYSTWEPEENILDERLVAAFEQKEREQEMYGPKKRGPKPKTLLLKSRAQAVEGIPRVQEFKHIRPQHASKIPQPSVVPSYTPSAPSNAKLQSGAAQPKLKKDIHRCHRMARRPLPRLDPSAQTAGPFSSRPTVSPFSETVRILNRKVKPREVKKGRVILNLKVLDKSENGTGSKRTHMQSSVQPSHYGRQKIPSRNRVIGKNRRFGEVSYRGLQPPMRSSGFPIFGKLFNSDSLKAESQTQSVECRNNVPNNGLSSSSSSSQSSKLQMSDFSKSQTLNDEQPPSVSSSDVSDGEPPSPPQGKSQHSSLTPKPTTTIAPDPARHKLTIQHLKNTSGPSALPSSPMFSSSSSASSCSEDNEHILDLSVPHEIDRRMRRRHPFSGRRALKVPEVPVSEEPSEEEDVDWRPDMTSQCANVVVTDITANLFTVTIKEFCHPPSATSPPCNPKNAAAQQNTQQPKGLGIYYLIEGLRIRWPYCVFFCSQGQNLTVIFFLIIITVVSTANLKFIVVILAAGMVAFIGAVICIIAAVHSGSPPASASAAQPLADNQSLSQDRTGKMLSSGSVARTGPLDALHGTDAISRERGGPEAPSFYGVTGVVTGDSEQQVTYSRLICTPVPAGECNPKNFQQQADDPSLYAGEDWGYLRTTAEELRKTVLQQKDEILTDQRTIRELTGKLSECESGLKGRKVPGRRDTPKEQKDQLMMQDDAGPLMRTAHAVEELAHAITQIKDRIEKLESEMTAPAFNHTDTSSQKASGAALKPSRARTTNTQRRLEDLEGELKRKIKQLEEERKALRKETQKHQEHIDYGLDTVQQRISSLEKGLLDNTFPEGYRLSFPVRGSSMYAVFKQEVPALHALTVCMWLKPAKSILGTAFSYAVSDQSHELVLQQLVHGPIEFIINNEVALLPLNLTVGRWQHMCVSWNRRTGVWHAYIGGKLKSEGSDLATRHTIRPGGTLILGQEQGSIGGLRFEPSRALVGELSQFNVWDRPLPHTELSALAQCGTGMLGNVVPWTSRAVEVFGEVTKQSADHCDHWTGTRQRLAS; encoded by the exons ATGGATCTGTCCGCGGCAGGGGACCGTGTGTTTGCCGCTGAGGCCATCCTGAAGCGTCGCATCCGCAAG GGGCGGATGGAGTACATGGTGAAATGGAAAGGATGGGCAATAAA GTATAGCACATGGGAACCTGAGGAAAACATTCTGGATGAACGACTCGTTGCAGCATTTGAACAAAA AGAACGAGAACAAGAGATGTATGGACCAAAAAAGAGGGGCCCAAAACCTAAAACGTTGCTTCTGAAG TCGAGAGCACAAGCTGTAGAGGGCATCCCACGAGTCCAGGAGTTTAAGCACATTCGTCCTCAGCATGCTTCCAAAATTCCTCAGCCCTCCGTCGTACCGTCCTACACCCCCAGTGCCCCATCCAACGCAAAGCTGCAGTCAGGTGCCGCCCAGCCCAAACTGAAGAAAGACATTCACCGCTGTCATCGTATGGCCCGTCGACCTCTGCCCCGCCTGGACCCCTCAGCGCAAACAGCGGGTCCTTTTTCCTCTCGGCCCACAGTTAGTCCGTTCTCAGAAACTGTCCGTATTCTGAACCGGAAGGTCAAACCCAGAGAGGTGAAGAAAGGGCGGGTCATTCTGAACCTTAAAGTGCTTGACAAGTCTGAAAATGGTACCGGCAGTAAAAGGACACACATGCAAAGCTCTGTCCAGCCATCACATTACGGGCGGCAGAAAATTCCATCTCGAAATAGGGTGATTGGGAAAAACAGGCGCTTCGGCGAAGTGTCCTACCGTGGTCTCCAACCCCCCATGAGGAGCTCTGGCTTTCCCATTTTTGGAAAGCTGTTTAATTCTGATTCGCTTAAAGCAGAGAGCCAAACTCAAAGTGTGGAATGCCGCAACAACGTACCCAACAATGGCCTGTCTTCGTCATCCTCTTCATCCCAAAGTTCAAAGCTTCAGATGTCAGACTTTTCCAAAAGTCAGACTCTCAACGATGAACAGCCTCCTTCCGTCTCAAGCTCGGATGTTTCAGACGGCGAGCCACCGTCCCCACCACAAGGCAAATCCCAGCATTCCTCGTTGACGCCCAAGCCCACCACAACAATCGCCCCGGATCCAGCTCGTCACAAACTCACCATTCAACACCTGAAAAACACCTCAGGTCCATCTGCTCTTCCATCCTCCCCCATGTTCTCCTCTTCGTCCTCAGCCTCATCATGCTCAGAGGACAACGAGCACATACTGGACCTTTCCGTACCTCACGAAATTGACAGGCGAATGCGGCGACGCCATCCCTTTTCTGGTCGCCGGGCCCTCAAGGTCCCTGAGGTGCCCGTGTCAGAAGAGCCGTCGGAAGAGGAAGATGTGGACTGGCGCCCTGACATGACGTCTCAGTGTGCCAATGTGGTCGTCACGGACATTACAGCCAATCTCTTCACTGTGACGATCAAAGAGTTTTGTCATCCGCCTTCCGCTACCTCTCCACCCTGTAACCCTAAAAATGCGGCAgctcaacaaaacacacaacagccAAA AGGACTTGGAATATACT ATCTTATCGAGGGCTTAAGAATTCGTTGGccctattgtgtttttttttgttctcaaGGACAGAATCTCACcgttatcttttttttaattattattactgttGTTTCCACCGCCAACCTGAAGTTCATCGTCGTCATCTTGGCCGCCGGGATGGTGGCGTTTATCGGAGCGGTTATCTGCATCATCGCCGCGGTCCACAGCGGATCTCCGCCGGCTTCAGCATCCGCAGCACAGCCCCTGGCTGACAACCAGTCACTGTCTCAGGACCGAACCGGGAAGATGTTATCGTCAGGCTCGGTAGCCCGGACAGGACCGCTGGACGCTCTCCATGGTACTGATGCgatcagcagagagagagggggacCCGAGGCGCCCTCCTTCTACGGCGTAACCGGAGTAGTGACCGGAGACAGCGAACAGCAGGTCACGTACAGCAGACTTATCTGCACCCCTGTGCCCGCCGGTGAGTGCAACCCCAAAAACTTTCAGCAACAAGCGGACGACCCATCTTTATATGCGGGAGAGGATTGGGGGTATCTCCGCACCACAGCCGAGGAGCTCCGGAAGACGGTTCTTCAGCAGAAAGACGAGATCTTGACGGATCAAAGGACAATACGGGAGCTAACGGGAAAGCTTTCGGAATGCGAGAGTGGGCTGAAAGGGCGAAAGGTCCCGGGACGTCGGGACACCCCAAAAGAGCAGAAGGACCAGCTCATGATGCAGGACGATGCGGGACCCTTGATGCGCACGGCTCATGCGGTTGAGGAGCTGGCGCATGCCATAACTCAAATAAAAGACCGCATTGAGAAACTGGAG tctGAAATGACAGCACCAGCGTTcaatcacacagacacaagCTCACAGAAAGCCTCAGGCGCTGCTCTCAAGCCTTCCCGGGCTCGAacgacaaacacacagagacgaCTGGAAGATCTGGAAGGAGAGCTGAAGAGAAAGATCAAACAGCTTGAGGAAGAGAGGAAAGCTCTGCGCAAGGAGACGCAAAAACACCAGGAGCACATTGACTATGGACTGGATACTGTACAGCAGCGAATAAGCAGCTTGGAGAAAG GTCTTTTAGACAACACGTTTCCGGAAGGCTACCGGCTCTCGTTCCCTGTGCGGGGCAGCTCCATGTATGCTGTGTTTAAGCAGGAAGTTCCCGCCCTGCACGCTCTGACTGTCTGCATGTGGCTCAAACCTGCCAAGAGCATCCTGGGAACAGCGTTTTCGTATGCTGTTTCGGATCAGAGTCATGAACTTGTGCTTCAGCAGCTAGTTCATGGCCCCATCGAGTTCATCATTAATAATGAG GTGGCGCTGTTGCCTCTAAACCTAACGGTAGGCAGATGGCAGCATATGTGCGTGAGTTGGAACAGGAGGACTGGAGTGTGGCACGCCTACATAGGGGGAAAACTAAAGAGCGAAGGGAGTGATCTGGCAACCCGCCACACCATCCGTCCAGGAGGAACTCTCATACTTGGCCAAGAACAA
- the baiap2l2a gene encoding brain-specific angiogenesis inhibitor 1-associated protein 2-like protein 2: MSAQNSDQLHRSTLGIYTNIMEQFNPGLQKLAALGNSYIQAFQALAVTSETYFNALAKMGEQAMQSMSSSLLGDVLIQISENQRRLTSELEGVFRWFHSEVLQEMEHNVRLDKEYILASRRQYDMEVRNQATALERQMRRGVPQDGSEYVRFLRESQKDALREEERRYRFLAEKHCGLTKSIAYLMNKTGGTLQSRSEEWKDLVNHTRESRPRTPLRLDDNIVDGINRLAEPLGRVPSRGPSPQPSHSNSISGLTGGRVMRALVSHPAAANPTLLPFNRGETISLFVQEPRNGWLYGRCDSSGRQGWFPAAYVGPGDEPPGPPASSSLRGSSSMSNIFDQPTSSSHYVAPPPPPPPPQSTKSSVSRPVTPTYSENKRQQENVGSQPQLFPRGTNPFATVKLKPTRTNDRSAPRV; this comes from the exons ATGTCGGCACAAAACAGTGATCAACTGCATCGCAGCACCCTGGGCATTTATACA AACATAATGGAGCAGTTTAACCCGGGCCTGCAGAAACTGGCGGCGCTGGGAAACAGCTATATTCAGGCTTTCCAAG cTCTTGCTGTTACAAGTGAGACCTATTTCAACGCTTTGGCTAAGATGGGTGAACAAGCCATGCAAAGTATGTCCTCAAGTTTGCTGG gtgATGTGTTGATACAGATCTCTGAGAATCAGAGGAGACTCACCAGTGAACTGGAGGGAGTG TTCCGTTGGTTTCACTCTGAGGTCCTGCAGGAGATGGAGCACAACGTCAGGTTGGATAAAGAGTACATATTA GCCAGTAGGAGGCAATATGATATGGAGGTGAGAAACCAGGCAACTGCACTGGAGAGGCAAATGAGGAGAGGGGTTCCACAG gacgGCAGTGAATATGTACGTTTCCTGAGGGAAAGTCAAAAAGATGCGTTAAGGGAGGAAGAAAGAAGATATCGATTCCTGGCAGAGAAACACTGTGGTCTCACAAAGTCTATTGCCTATCTCATGAACAAG ACAGGGGGCACTCTACAGAGCAGATCGGAGGAGTGGAAAGATCTGGTGAATCACACAAGAGAATCCCGTCCACGCACTCCTTTACGACTAGATGATAat ATTGTTGATGGTATTAATCGTTTGGCAGAGCCGCTGGGCAGAGTTCCCTCTAGAG GCCCCTCCCCTCAGCCCAGTCATTCAAACTCCATCTCAGGATTGACTGGAGGAAGAGTGATGCGAGCGCTGGTGTCTCACCCTGCCGCAGCAAACCCCACCCTCCTGCCGTTCAACCGGGGAGAAACCATAAGTTTATTTGTTCAAGAGCCAAGGAACGGCTGGCTGTATGGCCGGTGTGATAGTTCCGGACG GCAGGGCTGGTTCCCAGCTGCTTATGTAGGTCCCGGAGACGAGCCACCTGGACCACCTGCCTCCAG CTCTCTTAGAGGCAGCAGCAGTATGAGTAACATCTTCGACCAACCCACGAGCAGCAGCCACTATGTGGCTCCGCCCCCACCGCCTCCTCCACCTCAATCAACCAAATCCAGCGTGTCACGGCCAGTCACGCCCACCTATTCAGAAAACAAA AGACAACAAGAAAACGTTGGATCTCAACCACAACTTTTTCCAAG aggCACAAATCCATTTGCCACTGTGAAGCTGAAACCCACAAGAACCAACGACAGATCAGCTCCACGTGTTTAA
- the pvalb6 gene encoding parvalbumin 6, whose protein sequence is MTMNSILNPDDIKKALDAFKAADSFDHKKFFEMVGLKAKSTDDVKKAFHVLDADNSGFIEEEELKFVLKGFATDGRDLTDKETKAFLQAADKDGDGKIGAEEFTALVRE, encoded by the exons ATGACCATGAACAGCATCCTGAACCCTGATGACATCAAGAAAGCCCTTGATGCATTTAAAG CTGCTGACTCATTCGACCATAAGAAGTTTTTCGAGATGGTCGGACTGAAGGCGAAATCGACCGATGATGTAAAGAAGGCTTTCCATGTGCTGGACGCAGACAACAGCGGTTTtatagaagaagaagaactcaA GTTTGTTCTGAAGGGTTTCGCGACAGACGGCAGAGATTTGACTGATAAAGAGACCAAAGCATTCCTGCAGGCTGCAGACAAAGATGGAGATGGAAAGATTGGAGCTGAAG AATTTACCGCTCTGGTTCGCGAATAA